The DNA region TTAAAAAAGGGAAACTTAAGAAAATATATCTCTCATATAAAGAAAAAGAAACAAAGGAGATAGATTTTTTTGAAGCGGTTGAGCTTCTTGAAACAACACCTTCAGAGAAAAGGATAGATGTGCCGCTGGAATCCTATTATGAACTTTTTGAAAAAAATAAATTGGCGTTCTCTCTTTCTCTTAAAAAGGAGATTGAAAGTAGAAAATCCCGTAAAACATCTTCAAAGGCAGAAAAGGATCTAAAAAAAGTACTAAAGGCTTTAAAAAATACTTTAACAGGTGAAGAGAAAGTAAAAGTTCAGGAACTTCTTGATATTCTAAATAGAGGTGCTATGTCTTTGGTAACAATTAAGAACTTAAGTAAACAGTTATCTTCGTCTGAAAATCCGAAAAAGAAATTAATGGTTATAGGCAACTTCCTTCAAGAATATAAGCAAGTTTTTGTTTGTAATGCCAATTCTATTAAAGATGATGATTCCATTGAAGTTATACTTTCTCAGTATTTTGGTAATTAGTCTTGATAGATTTAGTCTTTTTCTATAGATTTTGAAAGGTAGGACTAACTCTAAAAGTAGAGGTATAAATATGCGGCTTATAACTTCTCCGGGAGCTTTTAAAACATCTTATATAGCCGAAATTAAAGAAGAACTCGGACTTTTGAAAAAGAAAAGAAAAAAAACACGAAAGATTAAAGCTCCTAAATATCTTAAACCTTTTATCAAGTAGGCGATTAAGGAGCTTGGCGGCAGGGCGACTTATAGAGAAATCCAAAAGAAAGCCTTTGAGCTTTACCAGAAGAGTATTTCTAAAGAAATAGAAACGTTTTTTGGAATATTTAAGGCATCTGATGAAGAATTTGTTGAAAAAATTGCGGAAGATGAAGGAATTTACTATGGATTTGAAGATTAACAGATTCTTATCCAGAACAATTTTTGTAGATGCCAACGCTTTTATATATTTTTTAACAGGCAAGTGTAATCCATTAACCGTAGAAATATTTAAAATGGGCTACATTGGAAAACTGAAATTGGTAACTACTACACGAGTAGTAGATGAATTGTTGTTTAAAATGATGGTTATAGAAGCAAAGAATAAATACGGCTTTGAGAAAAATATACCTGTTAAGCTAAAGAAAAATAAGGATAAGGTTAAAGAGTTGTCAAAAAGTTGCAATAAAGTGCTTGAATTCTTAGAAAAAAGTAGGGTTAAAATCGTTGATATAAAAGTATCTTCTCTCCGTGCAATTCCAGAGATAATGACTCAATACGGCTTATTTGGAAATAATGCTTTGACGATTAAAATGATGAGAGAATTAAATCTTAAGTTTATTCTAAGTGCTGACAGAGATTTTGAAAATATAGATTGGATAGAAGTTATAAATCCAAAAATGATTAAAATAGTGGAGTAGAGAGTTTGCAAATTTGGTTGTTGATATTGAGAATAGGGGGATAAAAATTGCCTGCAGAAAAGTATGATACAGCAGTGAAAAGTTTAATAGAAAATTCATTTGATAAATCGAACTTTGAAACTTTTTTAAGAACCGTTTTTGTGTCTGCTGATTTTACAGAAAAGTTTGAAATAACAGCTCTGGAAAGTTACCCGGAGAAATTTAAGGAAACCATTAAAAAAGCGGAAATTCTTGGAACATATGAAGACAACGAAAATAATAAGATACTATTTCTGACAGTTGAACTTGGCAGGGAATCAACACTTGAAAGGGCAAGAAAAACTCAAAGGGATTTTG from Desulfurobacterium indicum includes:
- a CDS encoding type II toxin-antitoxin system VapC family toxin — translated: MDLKINRFLSRTIFVDANAFIYFLTGKCNPLTVEIFKMGYIGKLKLVTTTRVVDELLFKMMVIEAKNKYGFEKNIPVKLKKNKDKVKELSKSCNKVLEFLEKSRVKIVDIKVSSLRAIPEIMTQYGLFGNNALTIKMMRELNLKFILSADRDFENIDWIEVINPKMIKIVE